Proteins encoded by one window of Pseudorca crassidens isolate mPseCra1 chromosome 3, mPseCra1.hap1, whole genome shotgun sequence:
- the TPPP gene encoding tubulin polymerization-promoting protein: protein MADSRPKPPKPANKTPPKSPGDPAKDKAAKRLSLESEGASEGAAAAGPELSALEEAFRRFAVHGDTRATGKEMHGKNWSKLCRDCQVIDGRNVTITDVDIVFSKIKGKSCRTISFEQFKEALEELAKKRFKDKSSEEAVREVHRLIEGKAPIISGVTKAISSPTVSRLTDTTKFTGSHKERFDPSGRGKGRAGRVDLVDESGYVPGYKHAGTYDQKVQGGK from the exons ATGGCTGACAGCAGGCCCAAGCCCCCCAAGCCCGCCAACAAGACGCCCCCCAAGTCCCCAGGGGACCCCGCGAAGGACAAGGCAGCCAAGAGGCTGTCACTGGAGTCGGAGGGTGCCAGTGAGGGGGCAGCCGCCGCGGGCCCGGAGCTCAGCGCCCTGGAGGAGGCCTTCCGGAGGTTTGCGGTGCACGGGGACACCAGGGCCACCGGGAAGGAGATGCATGGCAAGAACTGGTCCAAGCTGTGCAGGGACTGCCAGGTGATCGACGGCAGGAACGTGACCATCACCGACGTGGACATCGTCTTCAGCAAGATCAA GGGCAAGTCCTGCAGGACCATCTCATTCGAGCAGTTCAAGGAGGCACTGGAGGAGCTGGCCAAGAAGAGATTCAAAGACAAGAGCAGCGAGGAGGCCGTCCGAGAGGTGCACCGGCTCATCGAGGGCAAGGCCCCCATCATCTCGGGGGTGACG AAAGCCATCTCCTCGCCCACCGTGTCGCGGCTCACGGACACCACCAAGTTCACGGGCTCCCACAAGGAGCGCTTCGACCCGTCGGGCAGGGGCAAGGGCAGGGCGGGCCGCGTGGACCTGGTGGACGAGTCGGGCTATGTGCCGGGCTACAAGCACGCCGGCACCTACGACCAGAAGGTGCAGGGGGGCAAGTAG